In the Wyeomyia smithii strain HCP4-BCI-WySm-NY-G18 chromosome 2, ASM2978416v1, whole genome shotgun sequence genome, one interval contains:
- the LOC129726038 gene encoding uncharacterized protein LOC129726038: MKIVLSIILLLFGVLSGSVNGDGSDFNIDVKQKDAESYHEQSNSNNEFNYGYQVEKVNSQFQHKVKGPDDVTYGCYGYIDPDNEKHLVYYVADRMGYRVVAPNQPTKIFTDRVSNSINKLNNDLSGRNLDPKVVAWNDLYLPDSCRKLNEILTITKPPINIGANFNSANGNFDAENSAFVDVIATTSAPRVITSTFAPSTSSVPTSTFAPPTASVPAYTFAPRIPSSTQGVNTTSVRYATIPNLPPVITTAAATTTSFLTNRVTPRSTASTFRTTFSTPNPNGFGYTEPRIQKTDCDHKTIQNPPQQVPNLGPFNGYVYPIHGDCGASAYNVKQLLAQMEALNAQVLELTANISTLQQASLTGESTCCKSWLDRQQFPLLVYVPIILPYIDNSVPSNVSPNSASDAFRRMCEACK, translated from the exons ATGAAGATTGTGCTTTCAATA ATTTTGCTTTTGTTTGGAGTATTGTCCGGTTCGGTAAATGGAGATGGCAGCGATTTTAACATCGACGTCAAGCAGAAGGACGCGGAGTCATATCACGAACAAAGTAATAGCAACA ATGAGTTCAATTATGGCTACCAGGTTGAGAAGGTAAACAGTCAGTTCCAGCACAAGGTCAAAGGTCCGGATGATGTCACGTACGGCTGCTATGGGTACATCGATCCGGATAACGAGAAGCATTTGGTTTACTACGTGGCCGACCGGATGGGCTACAGAGTGGTGGCGCCAAATCAACCGACAAAAATTTTCACCGACCGCGTTTCCAACAGCat TAACAAACTAAACAACGATCTTAGCGGAAGAAACCTCGACCCGAAGGTGGTGGCGTGGAATGATCTCTATCTTCCTGACTCCTGTAGAAAGCTCAATGAGATCCTAACCATCACGAAACCGCCCATAAACATTGGTGCCAATTTCAACTCTGCAAACGGAAACTTCGATGCTGAAAATTCAGCGTTTGTAGATGTGATTGCTACTACTTCTGCACCAAGGGTCATTACTTCCACGTTCGCACCCTCGACTTCAAGTGTGCCAACCTCTACCTTCGCACCTCCGACTGCAAGTGTGCCTGCATACACATTTGCTCCCAGGATACCTAGTAGTACGCAGGGTGTGAACACAACTAGTGTTCGGTATGCAACAATTCCAAACCTTCCACCGGTAATTACCACCGCTGCCGCTACTACGACATCATTCTTAACGAATAGAGTAACCCCACGAAGCACCGCATCCACCTTCCGAACAACCTTCAGTACGCCTAATCCTAACGGATTCGGCTACACCGAACCAAGAATCCAAAAAACCGACTGTGATCATAAAACCATACAAAACCCACCGCAGCAGGTTCCAAATCTGGGTCCCTTCAATGGATACGTTTATCCGATCCACGGTGACTGTGGAGCGTCGGCTTACAACGTAAAACAACTGCTAGCTCAGATGGAAGCCCTTAATGCTCAGGTTCTGGAACTGACAGCGAACATCAGTACATTACAACAAGCTAGCCTGACAGGAGAAAGTACATGCTGCAAAAGCTGGCTTGATCGTCAGCAGTTTCCTCTGCTCGTGTATGTGCCCATTATATTACCCTATATTGACAACTCCGTCCCCAGCAACGTGTCACCGAACTCAGCGAGCGACGCATTCCGAAGGATGTGCGAAGCGTGTAAATAA